The Lepeophtheirus salmonis chromosome 1, UVic_Lsal_1.4, whole genome shotgun sequence genome has a segment encoding these proteins:
- the LOC139906282 gene encoding uncharacterized protein, producing MYHRKRKTHFNRELVICSICLKEIQKDNFNDHKVKLHKNNPSCKYQVKIDHKKQKTLNFAVKKTSSATSSSSVTASSCPDDPAPVEALLPEPRSEKSVSAEEKVTADTENNGDSSNYPSGRISHGIRLPNLDIGPIFSPEQLSVVNNNNIPSAEDSETRDNVQGGEKSKTEEMEFVDGGPEYPVVFTSQLGDPILTGR from the coding sequence atgtatcacaggaagcggaaaacgcattttaacagagagttggtgatttgttctatctgtctgaaggaaatacagaaggacaactttaatgatcacaaagttaaactccataagaataaccccagctgcaagtatcaagtgaaaattgatcataagaagcagaaaacattgaactttgctgttaagaaaacttcctctgctacatcctcatcctcagtcactgcctcctcctgtcccgatgaccctgctccagttgaggccttactgcctgaaccaagatctgaaaagtccgtttctgctgaagagaaagttactgcagacacagaaaataatggcgactcatcaaattaccccagcggacggatttctcatggaataagacttcctaatctcgatatcggaccaatcttctctcccgagcagctctctgtagtcaacaacaacaatattccctctgcagaggactctgagactagggacaatgtccagggaggtgagaagagcaagactgaggagatggagtttgtggacggaggcccagagtaccctgtcgtcttcacgagccagctgggtgacccgatacttaccgggcggtag
- the LOC121127433 gene encoding chymotrypsinogen A — protein MKSLLVILLGTCLALCSSDNIDVKSGNIPLKIQGRSTEQCGCGYTRYGTSACDGSSSRIIGGRNAKDQEYPWQALIKICRDGKCGMCGGTLINFRYVLTAAHCLQDKGVVTPINGLTVTLGTQSQTNSNAYTRSYSVDSIIIHGEYTESTVRNDIALLKLSSLVEVNDGTYPACIPTDENKKYVDQLVVVSGWGRYSLSSENLSPLLKRTGLKVLSNSHQYCINGAGLNQTPVDSKMCAYESGTDSCAGDSGGPLILPEDGRCTIVGIVSYGVGCANAFHAGVYTRVTSFLFWIKYLSKDGGCMENKSPRKCDLSSTNLQSLTGNYRLNDIQSSCTKGICYAFDKNINLCKSFNAPGNQGLNCPYSNQCDLREVLINVYENPSLPKIHNLNIAGIPLQCNTKTGDCCDTRNPNNKLCDELNKVVGSNMFSRKGKA, from the exons ATGAAGTCGTTATTAGTCATTCTTCTTGGAACATGTTTAGCCCTATGTTCGTCTGATAATATTGATGTTAAATCTGGAAATATCCCACTTAAAATACAAGGACGATCCACAGAGCAATGCG gcTGTGGGTATACCCGATATGGAACGTCTGCTTGTGATGGATCCTCCTCCAGAATCATTGGAGGTAGGAATGCCAAGGATCAAGAGTATCCCTGGCAggcattaattaaaatatgtagagATGGAAAATGCGGAATGTGTGGTGGTACCCTCATTAACTTTCGCTATGTCCTCACTGCTGCTCATTGCCTCCAGGATAAGGGCGTTGTTACACCCATAAATGGCCTAACAGTCACATTAGGAACCCAATCTCAAACAAATAGTAATGCATACACTAGATCATATAGTgttgattcaattataattcaCGGTGAATATACTGAATCCACGGTGAGGAATGATATTGCTCTGTTAAAATTATCTTCATTGGTCGAGGTGAATGATGGAACGTATCCAGCATGTATACCtacagatgaaaataaaaaatatgtggatCAATTAGTTGTTGTCTCAGGATGGGGAAGGTATTCTCTTTCTAGCGAAAATTTAAGCCCTCTATTGAAAAGAACAGGCCTTAAAGTCCTTAGCAACTCTCATCAATATTGTATCAATGGAGCAGGATTAAATCAAACCCCAGTCGACTCAAAAATGTGTGCTTATGAATCAGGGACGGACTCATGTGCTGGTGATAGTGGAGGCCCTCTTATTCTTCCCGAAGATGGACGATGCACTATTGTAGGTATTGTTTCCTACGGAGTGGGTTGTGCTAACGCCTTTCACGCTGGAGTATATACTAGGGTAACGAGCTTCTTGTTTTGGATTAAGTATTTGTCAAAA gaTGGTGGATGTATGGAAAATAAATCCCCTAGGAAATGTGATTTATCAAGTACAAATCTACAATCTCTGACCGGAAATTACAGGC TAAATGACATTCAATCAAGTTGCACCAAGGGAATTTGCTATGCCTTTGATAAGAACATAAATCTCTGTAAAAGTTTCAATGCACCTGGCAATCAGGGTCTAAATTGTCCATACAGTAATCAATGTGATCTTCGTGAAGTTCTTATTAATGTCTACGAAAATCCAAGTCTCCCCAAAATCCACAACTTAAACA TTGCTGGAATCCCTCTTCAATGCAATACGAAAACAGGAGACTGTTGTGACACAAGAAACCCcaacaataaattatgtgaTGAATTGAATAAAGTTGTTGGAAGTAATATGTTTTCGAGAAAGGGCAAGGCCTAA